Genomic DNA from Anolis sagrei isolate rAnoSag1 chromosome 12, rAnoSag1.mat, whole genome shotgun sequence:
TTTCATTTGTGTGCTTAATCACTCTGGGGCAGATGAGAAATCGCTTCTTTCATAGGACTGGCACTGCCACAAAGCGCCTGGGCATGCTCCCAAAAGAAATACAGCCAAAATCGACACATAAATCATCTGAAAGTTAGAAGGAGCAACCAGGTGGGGTGGAAGCCATGTTCTCTGGTCTCAAAGTTCAACTCGGTATGGAGATCCCTCAAAGATCAGGGCAGTGCCAGTTAGAATGGAATGAGGGCATTTCGTCCACTGATGGACCTTGGCATGATGGAGTCCTGCCTGGCTACTCTTCTCTCCCTTCAAAGCTATTGCAGATACAGTTGGCATGGACAAAACATGTCATTCCTGGCTGTTCATCGTTTTCTCAAAGGTCAGGCAAAGACAGTTGGTATGGAACAAGAGCATTTCATCATGGCTGTGTCcacctgctcttctctccctctgatgccagggcagtggcagtggaGCAAGGGCATTAGACTGATAGGTCTAGGCATCCTAGTTGGATCTGCCTGCTCTTTACTGGCTAGAAGGCCAGGGAATGACTATTGGGGTGGTGAAAGGGCATTTAATCCTGCctgcttttctttcctttgaaGGCCAGTGGCAGCCGGGGTGGAGAAAGGACATTTCATCTTTGCTGTTCTCCTCCCCCTCCAAGGACAAGGCAGTGGTGGTTGGGATGGAGAAGGGCATTTCATCTTGGCTGCTCTTCTTTCCCTCAAAGGCCAGACAAtgacagttgggatggagaaGGGCATTTCATCTTGGCTGCTCTTCTTTCCCTCAAAGGCCAGACAAtgacagttgggatggagaaGGGCATTTCATCTTGGTTGCTCTTCTTTCCCTCAAAGGCCTGACAATGACAGTTGGGAtagagaaggacatttcatcctggCTGCTCTTCTTTCCCTCAAAGGCCAGACAAtgacagttgggatggagaaCGGCATTTCCTCCGGCCTGCTCTTCTTACCTCGAAGGCCAGGCAAtgacagttgggatggagaaGGGCATTTCTTCCAGGCTGCTCTTCTTTCCTTGAAGGCCAGGCAATGACAGTTGGGATGGAGATAGGACATTTCCTCCTGGCTGCTCTTCTTTCCCTTGAAGGCCAGGaaatgacagttgggatggagaaGGGCATTTCCTCCTGGCTGCTCTTCTTTCCCTCGAAGGCCAGGCAATTACAGTTGGGATGGAGAAGGGCATTTCATCCTGGCTGCTCTTCTTTCCCTCGAAGGTCAGGCAAtgacagttgggatggagaaGGGCATTTCATCCTGGTTACTCTTCTTTCCCTCAAAGGCCAGGTAATGACAGTTTTGATGGAGATAGGACATTTCATCCTGGTTACTCTTCTTTCCCTCGAAGACCAGGCAATGACAGTTGGGATGGAGATAGGACATTTCATCCTGGTTGCTCTTCTCTTCCgtcaaggcagtggcagttggggtggagAAGTTAAGACAATGCTAGACTAATAGGAATGAAGGAGCTGTGCCCGTctgttcttctctccttccaagacCAGGACATTGGGAGTTGGGGTGGAGTGGAAAATTTTTCATCCACTTTCTGGATATTTAGCGAGTTGGATTTCCCAGCCCATATTTGGTCCTTCGCTGACCTCTCCCATATTGTCTTTCAATGCTgtatcttcttcatcttcctcgtAGGTCATCAACCGTTTGTGCATGCCTTACCTGGACGACGAACTCCATCACTTGGGCTGGAACGCCCCCAGCAGCTCCTTCGGTGACACCAGCAAGGAGCACAACTGTCTCATCCTCCCATGCCTGGGCTCCGGCCGTGTTTATGTGGTGGACACAGGCTCCAAGCCGTGCGCTCCCACCTTGTGTAAAGTACGTCATGGATTCGCACAGCGAAAAAGTGTGCTGTTGGATGTatacagttcaacaccactttatgTATACAGGCACCAGCACACTTAGGCAGGAAAGGCTATAAACCTTGCAAAAttggattctatagcattgagttcaGACAATCagaatggcatcaaactacattaatgctATAATTAatagctttagcacagcagggtaATCACCAggtgcagtaaatcttgccaactgaaaggttgacagttcaaagccgggtcagggtgagctcctgaccttcagcccagctccccatCCAGTTAGTGGATTGAAAAGAGAaatatgagtaataataataataataataataataaactttatatataccccaccaccatcagtacatcaatacatcagtacaatacatcagtacaacaacaaagcaagcaagcaaatacaacaatacaaataatataactaacatataagcagtaacacacaaagtagatgaataggaaccacattaagcaGGGAAGCATTTTTGGCACGGCGTTTCAGAGGAAAGgttacgaacaaagaaagctctttggaaAGGAGAtgggagtgacagcacccccctgtggctagaaacaagcacagcctccaaaagatgccaaatgatgagaaaaagcctatatatacctctatctattgtgtgtcttgtcattgtataatcagcatttaatatctgccgtatatatgttctgtgatccgccctgagaagAGTGGAATGTaagtactataaataaataataaataaataatataaaaatgcaCCTAGATTTTAAGGAAATGGGACTTACACGGGACGGAATGATTCAAACAcctattttctctctccccaacCTCTCGGCAGGTCATCGAACCCCGAGAAATCATTAAGAAATGCAACCTGAGTTTCTTGTACAGCTCGCGTTGCTTAGGCAGCGGGAAGGTCATGATCAGCGCCATGGGAGACGCATTTGGCAACAGAAGAGGTACTGCAGGCATAGATGCCCATTTGGGAATACAATTCGCCCTCCACAATAGGGGGAAAGCACACAAAGGAATCCTAAACCTACCACTATTCTACTAGATAACCTGCCTTGAATCCCAATCATTGGGgtgaaagcaggatagaaatcatAACATTGCTCTTTGCAAACGCATTGCCTTCTGATTTCAGTGGCATCTGTTTTTCTGCTCCCAGGTGGATTTCTCCTTCTGGACCCGAAAACCTGGGAAGTGGAAGGGACCTGGGAGTGTCCAGAAGATAGACCCGGCCAGGTGTGTGACTTCTGGTTCCAGCCGCGACACAACGTCCTGATCAGCACCGAAGCGGGGGAGCCAAAGTTTATTATCAATGGGTTCAGCACGGACAATCTGAGAAAAGGTAAGagctgtgccgtcacacccagaccctataacgttaaaactaagatgtgcttctctctttatctaggAGAACTGCTGGGGGTTTtactttgaagcaataactcaatactttcagcaaccgATGCCGGTCAAGATATGCACATCAACAAAGTATTTAttttcaaagtccttggcagacttggcacagcttgataaagttacaacacaaacagtcaatttgagaaaccacagagatgttctttctttccctttttcttcaattactgaggtaacctatctccaaatggtagaaaaaatcctgagatatttcaccctaaccctgagctgttagaaagaacaggtcttcccctatctaagcacaaggtcagttttggagatgaagtactgctcagtagtactcaataactatttctctctatttctcaataactcaattactatctcaacatcttaatatctctctctctataactcaatAACTCAATAGCTTTCTTCAATAACTATAGtatctcaataagcttctctttatctcagttgcctttcttaataactcaatttctatctatgactcaatttcTTAATTTTAcccaattgtactcacaatgggtttttcagagcttcctgcctgaccaacagcacatatGAGactcttttctctactgaaggaggtaggggagattccaaaatggagatctcaaccccaggaaaaagggcggactccaaacccaaagagatactttctaaaccaataattgcagagggcctgcagcctggatttccagactctgataccaTTTAACTTCCAgagtgctgctgggtctgtagcaaccctggggaaatgcaaaggaatgctatcgcATGCAGTTAAAAGACAAGAGCACCCATGTGAAAGAGGTCGAAAAGTCCTAGTAGATcagaagctgaacatgagccaagagtgtgatgcggcagcggaATAAGCCAATGCAATTCCAGACTCTATCAACAGGAGAAGAGTGTCAAAATCAAGGGAGGCCATAGTCCTACTTGATTCTGCTTTCTTCAAACCTCCCTTGGAGTAATCCTGGATCCTGTCCGTCCACAGGGCGCTATGGCCGTCACCTCAACGTCTGGGACTTGACCACCCACCGCCTCCTCCAGTCAATTGACCTGGGTGAAGATTCGGCCCCGATGGAGATCCGTTTCTTGCACAACCCCAACTCGGTCCATGGTTTTGTGGCCTGCCCTCTGGAGAGCTCCATCTACCATTTCTTCAAAACAGAGGTGAATAGGGGAAAGGGTGGCCATGAGGGAAGTTCATTGGTTGCCAGTAGCCAGGATGGTTTAATGGCTTAGTGCCTTGAGACCTGGGTTTGGGTCCCTACTGCGCTATGGAAACCGAGGAAAAGGCAAACCCCTCTCCAAGAAAAACGTGGGAAGGACATCCATTTTTCTGACCACCTCACCGGTCATTTTGGTTTTCCCTGCAGGATGGATGCTGGACGGCTGAGAAAGTGATCCAAGTTCCGAACAAGAAAGTATCAGGATGGATCTATCCCGAAATACCAGGTTAGTAACAAGAAAGCAGCAAATTGGAACTGCAGTTTTACTTACTACTTActaacttaggcaatccctcgtggtccaggtatgatggccttccatgtGTAGTGTCTTGCCAGTgcatatgtaggtgactgtagagccctattcttgactcgcATGTTCTTCCATGGTGAGGACATTGgctttcaggtggaaggcagtcatggtcagagttgacttgatgctctttcctcttggcacatttctccctttcaccctccattcgtgcctcttcaaattccgcagcactgctggtcacaactgacctccagttagagcactcaagggccaaggcttcccagttctctctcggtgtctatgccacaatttttaaggttagctttaaggccatctttaaatctctttgccTGTCCACCAACAGTCCATTTTCCatgcttgagttgggagtagagtaactgctctggaagacggtgatcgggcattcggacaccATAATATTCAGTCCAGCAGAGTCAAtagtgtaggagcatcacttcaatgctgctggtctttgcttcttacagcacGCTCACATTTTCCTGCTGTcctctcaagagatttgcaggatttttcagaggcaacgctgatggaatcattctaggagttgagtgtgagatctatagacagtccacgtttcttaGGCGTGGGTTgaatagggttgggaggacaacagctttataaaaaagcactttggtctccctacggatgtcccggtcctcaaacactctctgcttcattcggaagaatgctgcactcacagagctcaggcagtgttatatttcagtgtcaatgttgacttttatggataggtggctgccaaggtacttACTTTGTAGTTTTATCAAGGTAAGTACATATGGAGCAATGAATTGAAACTGCAGGaacagagattccacctaaacattaggaagaacattctgAGTGGAAGACCTGTTCAGCAAAGGAATATGCTTCCAAGGAGTccagtggagcctccttctctggaggttttgaagcagaggataCATGGCTTTATGTTGGGAGGGCCTGGGTTGTGTCTTCTAATCTGGCAGAAGGTATTCGAAgatctggatggcctttgaggcttCCTGTAACTCagtgatcctcctcctcctcttcctccttcaggATTCACTAAGAATATTGTCATTTCTATGGATGACCGGTTCCTCTATGCAAGCAACTGGATGCATGGTGACGTCCGGCAATACGATATCACCAACCCACACTGTCCCAAACTGGTTGGGCAGGTAAGCATCCAACCTTCCCTAACTATAAGTTTCCAGATGGTGGATCCCGTCACAGGAAGCTGCTGGCACGGGATGATGGGGACTGGTGTCCCAGCCCAGAGACTCCAATTTCTTTGACGCTGCTATTTTTACTGCTCTACTGACCATGTCTCTTTGGGATCTTTAGGTGTTTGTGGGGGGCAGCCTTCAGAAAGGGGGTCCTGTAACTGTCCTTGAGGATCCGGAGCTGGACTGCCAACCCGATCCCTTTGTGATCcaggtaataataacaacaataatttttaaaaaacctttatttatacctagccactatctccccaaggggactcggggcggtaaGGTCAATGATGGACCAGACAGATTTGGGATTTGGAGACAGATCAAAATGGGAAGAGGCTGCATAGAAATCTGGCCTTCCAAATCCGATACTCGTCTTGAATTTGCTCCTTGACTTTATTTTGAGAAGACCTGCAGAGAAAACTGCCCGTTCTGTGTTTCTAGTCCTTTGACATGTTTCCTAATCCTGGGGCTATTTCTTCCCCACTGTCTCTAGGGCAAGAAGGTCCAAGGAGGGCCTCATACGCTGCAGCTGAGCTTAGACGGCACTCGTCTCTTCGTCACAACCTCTTCTTTCACACCTTGGGACAAACAATTTTACCCCAAGCTGATTAGGTAAGAGTGACCTTGGGCGAGTTGTACTCTTTCTACCCCAAAGGAAGGCCTCTGTACACATCCAGCCTGAAGAGTTGTGTGATAAGGTGTCCATGCattgaaaacaacttgacaccACTTAACTTTCACCCCGTATGTCTTTTCCAGGGAAGGTTCGGTCATGGTCCAGCTGAATGTGGACACCGTGAAGGGTGGACTTTCTGTGAACCGGGAATTCCTGGTGGATTTCGGGCATGAACCGTTTGGTCCGGCTCGGGCAAAAGAGATGCGCTACCCTGGCGGGGATTGCACCTCCGAGATCTGGGAGTAACTTTCCAAGTCATCGATAAATCAGCGGGATAATCACTCAAAAATGGAATCTATGCAATACTTTTTTGTTCATTGCTTGCTGTTGTGACTTCTTGTTAGAAATAGCAACCTTTTTCAAGCCTCCAATAGTTATtgctatgtatataattcagattgcttactgtattgtattggtTTGTACTTTTTCtttaactctgtgttgtgggaagggctgcagaccatgtgatcaggtctgggcttgttcaggactcagactccattttagaaatggTTTTTGCTTAGAGATTTTAGTAGGAACAGATGTATGTTTTCTCAGACTATGCAGACTCCATTGGGCTTTCAGACAaggcagagactctattagactctcatgtattgtactgtatatgtatgtattggtttgtattttttttctttaactcttttttgtaggaggggctgcagaccatgtgatcaggtctaggcttgttcaggactcagactccacttTAGAAACAGTTTttgcttagagacttcagtaggaacagatgTGTTTTCTCAGACTACGCaaactccattggactttcagacaaggcagagactctattagattcCCAAACCAGAGAGACGCTATTGCTTCTATGAATGATGCCCTGCtacctgcacagagaaactaccctatatactcgagtataagctgacccaaatataagccaaggcacctaattttaccacaaaaactgggaaaatgtattgactcgaatataagccgagggtgggaaatgcagcaaaataaaactagatatcaataaaattacatcaattgagGAACCAGTAggtcaaatatttttgaatatttacataacactgtaatgtaagactgtccagctctgatgaaaccattattctagcctccttcaatgtaaatgtgcttacgtatccttacaagaataataaagagagcaaaataataaatttaataacaataatagagtaaaataataaatgtaataaacagagtacagtaataaatataatagagtaaataataaatgtaataaaaataataatagagtaataacataaatataataaaaataatactaataacagagtaaaataattaataaccttagctcaagtataagccgaggggagctttttcagcctaaaaaaggagctGAAAAATTAC
This window encodes:
- the LOC132764197 gene encoding methanethiol oxidase-like, which gives rise to MPYLDDELHHLGWNAPSSSFGDTSKEHNCLILPCLGSGRVYVVDTGSKPCAPTLCKVIEPREIIKKCNLSFLYSSRCLGSGKVMISAMGDAFGNRRGGFLLLDPKTWEVEGTWECPEDRPGQVCDFWFQPRHNVLISTEAGEPKFIINGFSTDNLRKGRYGRHLNVWDLTTHRLLQSIDLGEDSAPMEIRFLHNPNSVHGFVACPLESSIYHFFKTEDGCWTAEKVIQVPNKKVSGWIYPEIPGFTKNIVISMDDRFLYASNWMHGDVRQYDITNPHCPKLVGQVFVGGSLQKGGPVTVLEDPELDCQPDPFVIQGKKVQGGPHTLQLSLDGTRLFVTTSSFTPWDKQFYPKLIREGSVMVQLNVDTVKGGLSVNREFLVDFGHEPFGPARAKEMRYPGGDCTSEIWE